The proteins below come from a single Benincasa hispida cultivar B227 chromosome 4, ASM972705v1, whole genome shotgun sequence genomic window:
- the LOC120074999 gene encoding zinc finger protein CONSTANS-LIKE 16-like — protein sequence MMSKKSIANAVGGKTARACDSCVRKRARWYCAADDAFLCQSCDTAVHSANPLARRHQRLRLNSATNNSTPSWVSGFTRKPRTPRPRPKSEDILISVVPETDDAVSGSQEDQEDQALYRVPSLVDDNDELDLDLSDFAADVESLLGRNLENECFDMEGLGLVKVEEDYWRVGEGFESEVDLMVGEPMRMPMPMPMQFNIEEMKIPVVVGVKNEREEEEEEEESLESKKKKRRVLSLRLDCEAVIEAWGNLKSPWTNGERPDFDPDQPWPNSMVVCGVSYGHTCGEYGVNMAAMGDGGREARVSRYREKRRTRLFSKKIRYEVRKLNAEKRPRMKGRFVKRTPFAQSTLPIISIN from the exons ATGATGTCAAAAAAAAGCATAGCCAACGCAGTGGGCGGAAAGACCGCAAGAGCCTGCGACAGCTGCGTCCGGAAACGAGCCCGATGGTACTGCGCCGCAGACGATGCCTTCCTCTGCCAATCCTGCGACACCGCCGTCCATTCCGCCAACCCACTCGCCCGTCGCCACCAACGCCTCCGCCTCAACTCCGCCACCAATAATTCCACCCCGTCTTGGGTTTCTGGGTTCACCCGTAAGCCCCGGACACCTCGTCCCCGCCCCAAATCAGAGGACATCCTGATATCCGTGGTGCCGGAGACGGACGACGCGGTCTCCGGGTCCCAGGAAGATCAAGAAGATCAGGCGTTGTATAGAGTCCCGAGTTTGGTTGATGATAATGATGAGTTGGATTTGGATCTTTCGGATTTTGCTGCGGATGTGGAGAGCTTGCTGGGGAGGAATTTGGAGAACGAGTGTTTTGATATGGAGGGGTTGGGATTGGTCAAAGTGGAGGAGGATTATTGGAGAGTTGGGGAGGGATTTGAGAGTGAGGTGGATTTGATGGTGGGAGAGCCCATGCGGATGCCGATGCCGATGCCGATGCAGTTCAATATTGAAGAGATGAAGATACCAGTGGTAGTGGGGGTCAAGaatgaaagagaagaagaagaagaagaagaggaatcATTGgaaagcaagaagaagaagagaagagtaCTGAGTTTGCGATTGGATTGTGAAGCAGTAATTGAAGCATGGGGGAATCTTAAGTCTCCATGGACCAACGGAGAACGCCCTGATTTTGACCCTGACCAACCCTGGCCTAACTCCATG GTGGTTTGTGGAGTGAGCTACGGGCACACATGTGGAGAATATGGAGTGAACATGGCAGCAATGGGAGACGGCGGAAGGGAGGCACGTGTTTCACGGTATAGGGAGAAGCGGCGAACGAGGTTATTTTCGAAGAAAATAAGGTATGAGGTACGAAAATTGAATGCAGAGAAGAGGCCGAGAATGAAAGGAAGGTTTGTGAAGAGAACGCCTTTTGCACAATCAACTCTTCCCATTATTAGTATTAATTAA